A segment of the Trifolium pratense cultivar HEN17-A07 linkage group LG7, ARS_RC_1.1, whole genome shotgun sequence genome:
TTGAGAATGCTTCATCTCTGCTTGTAGCTTTGTTTTCTCTTCTTCTAACTTGAGTAAATCAAATGCTTTACCACTAAATTGCCAACTTTTCACTGAGGAGTCTACATTCTGTGTGTTATCAATAGCGAAGAGAACCTTTTCGCCTTCACGCTTGCGATTCTCTTCCTCCAATTTGGATTTGATGCCGGCAATATTTCTGGCTAATTCAGCTTCAGATTCTTGGTTCTTCTTTACAGCATTTTCCAACCCTTGTTTGGAGACTTGAAGAGCAGCTAACTCCCCTTTCTTTCGCTCAATTTGAGACGCCAAGTCTTTCACAGCTGCTCTTGCCTTTGCTTCCCGTTGCTCAAAGTAAGAAAATGACCCATGCTTCATAAAGTTTGACAATGAATATTTGAGCGCAGATAACTTTTTATCAGCTAGAGTTTTTCTATTATGTGCTTCATTAAGTTCAAGGTTCAAGGATTTAAACTGCTGATGTTTGGCCTTAATATCATGTTCTATCACTTGAATTTCTTTATAGAGCTCATCAACCTGGACAATTTCATTTTCAGCGCAACCAAGTGTTCTGACAGCATCTAAGATTTGTTCATCTACTCTTTCAAGCTTCTCTTTAGCACAATTTAATTCCATGGATAACTTTGTCTCCTTGAGATTTGACACCTCAGTGTCCTTTTCAGTGTTGACCAGAATATCAACCTCATTATCCTCCTTTACGAGCTTTTCTTCTTCATGTCCATCTGACTCAAGGCATAAATCAGACCCAGATATAGTAGGTTTGTCATCATATCTATTATCATCTATATCTTGTGCTTCCTCAGAAACAGATCCTACTCCCAAGTCTCTTTCCCCTTCATCAACTTCAACAAACTTTTCCACGCAGTCCAATTCTCCTTTAGTTTCCACTCTTTCATGTCCAGAACAATTAAGAATTCTTTCAAGATCATCCTTTTCCTGCTTGGCTCTTTCATACAATCTATTAAGATCATCCTTCTCCTGCATGGCTCTTTCATTAAGATCATCCTTCTCCTGCATGGTTCTTTCATACAATCTTTTAAGATCATCCTTCTCCTGCATGGCTCTTTCATACAAACTCATCAACTTATCGTTTTCTTCATTGACTTCCATGAGCTGATGTTGGAGATCCTCAATCACTCTTTTCAATGCGGTCTCCTCTTCACTCTTTCTGTTATTTTCAGCAGTAGCTTGTTCAtataattcaattaatttactGTTATCCTCAAGCAGGGCTCTAATCTTGACTCTTAACTCTTCATTCTCCCTTGACAAGATAATTGCTGTCTCATGAGCCTCTGCTTCTCTTTGACTAGCAGCAGCAATAGCATCAACCATTGTCTTCAGTTCCATTTGGCCATTGATGTTATTGACGGGCATATCAGTCATTGATGGAGGGTCAATTTGCTCCCTTTCTTCTGTAGTTGTTTcacttatttgagttttttcttGTCCAAATTTTGCTTTCGAATCATCAACTTGTCTGCAACAGAAGCACATGCGTATGCAGAAAAAGTGtcaaggaaaaaaattatttaaatcatCAATTTAAATTTACAAATCAACCATTGCAAAATTATTTATGTGAAAAATGTGAGAGAAAACAATACCTTTccaatttttctttctctccaaGGCAAACCTCAAGCTTCTTCCGAATTGTGTCCATTTCAGCTTGGTTTTGTATAGCCTGCCACATATAACATTATATGAAGTCAGAGAGAAAATGACAGATATTTTACATGAAACAATTGAGCAAAAAACATGGTACAAACTAGAATGGTCTAGACCTGAATGCGGAGAAACTCATTTTCCTCCCGAAGAGTAGACTGCCAACGTGACTTTGGACTTGGCTCCTGAAGATACATATTAGCAcgaattaaataaataagttccgtaaaaaaaaaaaagttgtataaATGAAAAACTTTAAATGATAGCAAGcacaaaaatacaatataatctaattaacatatcaaacatatagataattactAGGCATCCTTATTTAATTGTTGGCCGTATGATCAAATTGATGCATCATGCATGCCCCAAGAATATCCAAAATATGATCATTGTGGGGGGACTCAAATAGTCAAACCAAAAAGGATCTAAGTATTGCTCTTTGGAAGTAAGTAAAAAGAAGAACGTGAAGACAACAAATATAAAGTAAATTCAAAGCTGCTTTACTCTAACAATTGAGCACCAGTATTCGTTGATTGACACTGTGTGACGCTTTCAGAACATTCAAAATGTTCctacatttatttattctacAAAGCTAAATCGAGCAAAATCTCATGGGCAATACAATACCAAAGTGCAatacatttatttaaaatgttggTGATATATAGACAAGTTCATTCATGAACACCTGCTAGTCTGAAAACCTTGTAAATTGCACAATCAAAACCTTCTAGGCTTTCTCTATTTTACACCTATGTCGAGGTAAAAAAATCATGGAAAGCACTATGCACAACTTCTAACAGGAATAAGCATGCAGAATAATTCATTATTCTAACCTGTTTTGAAATAAGACCACCGTCGTTATTTAAGTCTTCCATCACCGAGTCAGCATTTGTTTTCTAGCAATTGCAAAAGAGTAAGTCAGCTTCAATGTTTGCAGTTCCATTTTGACAGAAGGAAAAAATCATTACAATAAAAACTATGAAAACCTGAGCCATTACCATATCAGGTTCGTGCATAAATTTCCAATCCAATGCTTCTAACAACTGCACATATATGTGAAGAAAACACAATCAAAATGGAGGAAGATTGACTGACACtttataaagaataaagaaaatcttagaatttgggttagGGCTAgctcaatcctacaaaaccgGTTTATAAATGGAGGAATGTCACTTATAACACTTTTTCAGGCCATATCACATTTAATGTGGAACTTGTAACACTGACCCCTTCACGTCCAGAACCGAACATCTAGAGtgtgataccatcttaaaatttggattaggcctaactcaacccgACAAACCCAACTTATAAGGTTAGGGATCCCCCCCAATTATAAACACTTGTTCAAGTCATACTCATATCCTATCACAATCAATGTAAGCCTCTCAACAAAAGATAAATGAGTAAGGGGGAGATTGACTAGAAACTAAAATGAACCAGTACAAAAACATCCCTCCTTCGTCCCTACCTTGTTTTGGAGTACCATGATTTGTTCATTCATCATTTCCCGCTCACCTCCCTCATAAAATGACTTCAACCTGTTTTAGAGACAGATAAACTTTAGTAGCATACATAACAttatataaaatacaaaatattatataaagcATAGAAAACAGATCACATAAAATTCACATAAGCACCCATTTTGTGTGGAAATGGACAATCTATTTCTGTCGTTAAAATTGGAGGCTTATATTCTTGCTTCAAACAATTTGCATACTAGTGTTGTGTGATAAGCAAATTATAGAAATTATGTGATATTGTTCATAGTTGAGTACTCATTTTTTGTCACAATAGGTCATTTACCATCCTTTCTTATAATCACGAAGTCAGAATGAGATACCAAGAAAAGGAAAACACCAAGGTTAAATAAAGATTTATGCTGAATCTTctgatttaattaaaaaagaaatgaaaagaaaaatgccTTCTTATTTCTTCTTTGAGCTGCAAATTTTCCATAGCAAATCTGGTTACATCTTGACTTCGATCCACCTTGGCCTGAAGGACCTCAATTTCCTTCAAATGTTCCTCTTTTTCACTCAGCAAGTGTGTCTCAGCTGAGATCTTCCCAGAGGCAACTGCTTCTAACCTTTTTCTTTCAGCTTCTCGAAATTTGAGCCTCATCTTCAGACCTTGTATCTCATCTTCCCTTTGTTTGACCTGATTCATCCAATATTGCAATCATTTAATTTCCAAATATTTACACCACGAAAAAAGCAAGAACTATTGTGATAATAAAGAATAATTTccaaattataacaaaaaataataattatatacttACACCACTATACATAAATACCAAACAGAAAGTTATGATAAGCTAAATTAGAAATAAActgataataaataaaattcaattggACCTAAATCTTGTCTTTTGATTTCCTTTTCAATCAAAACGTTCAAATAAAAAAGGTATACAAAACCATTAACAAGTATATACTACATTTCACATATACCAGCTTCATGGCCGCTTCATTTTCTTCTCTCAGTGCCTGCAATGTTATCTCTTTGTCTTTTTCCCTTCTAAAGGCCCCAACAAGGGCAATTTCATAATCTTTTTTCTGCATCAAACAAATGGGATGTTTTAGAGACAGATAAACTTTAGCAGCATACATAACATTatctaaaatacaaaatattatataaagcATAGATAACAGATCACATAAAATTCACATAAGCACCGATTTTGTGTGGAAATGATTTCTCAGCAAACAGTTATGAAACTGGATGATTTCTCAGCCACGGAAAATATCTACCTGAGATACCCTTTTAACAGAATTTAATGGACTGAATGATCCTTGAGCACCTTCCCACTTGAAGGATGATACCGGAGAACCTGGAAAGCTAATTATTGAAGTGTCATTATCCTGAATTTCCCCTCCACCACCTAGAGACCGCAAACGGGACACTTCTTTCTGGAAAAAGAATTTGCATTACAAATCACATACGTATAAATCTGTTCAGAAGcacattttttataaatcttGTATATTAGCATAGCATGAAACTAAAGTTGAAGAACATAAATTTGCTCACTGTACACTTTTTTATGACAAGTATACTGATAGACTCAACAAGTATTAAAAGAGAAAACAATAAGACAATGCAAGAATAGGTCAGAACACCCAAGAATTGTACTCAACCTCTGGCAAAAGAGGCCACTGGCCAGCAAGTACAAATGTACAATTCACTCAAGTACCACTCTTTTTCAGGCCTTATCTCTTTTTTGAATGTAGAACAAGGGTTACATAGTGCATATCATACATATAAAGGCATGAATAATCAATGTTATAAAATTGATGACCACGtgaaatctatgttgatgaacCTGTTTACTACCTTCAAAGTTCATATGAAActgaaaaatgaaacaaaactcTTGCTCCGCATTATACTTGCCTCATAACCAATTCAATAGACATGCATAAAGGCGCTATTTTACTCAAATGATATGCCACTAACCAAATTTCTCAACCATTATTGtctttaaaaaatgtaaatagaACGGGCCACTAGATATTTTCTATGCAATGACATTAATAACATAACAAAAGAAAGGATTAATCAAAATTAAAGTACCTTAAGTTGTTGAATTTGAAGTCTCATTGCAATGACATCTCCTGAGGCGTCCTCATTTACTATGGCCTGAAGAAAAATtagattataaatatattaaaactcTCAACAGATTACCTAAGAAAACTGTTTAATAAGCTCGCATTAGTAGGATTGATATATTAGAATTTCTCTACAGAACCTTCTAACTTTCTTTGAGTGCAAACTTGA
Coding sequences within it:
- the LOC123898117 gene encoding kinesin-like protein KIN-12E produces the protein MPFLSEAASAIKSRFGFQNHPSEQLSLIQNTPDLLKSAAKDNLIQSSAVRNIIDWDDEVVVGQSSAAVSSIQSFELCEDPSFWKDHNVQVIIRMRPLSNNEISVQGNSKCVRQESCQTIAWTGPPEARFTFDLVADENVSQENLFKVAGLPMVDNCMGGYNSCMFAYGQTGSGKTHTMLGDIEGGTRRHSVNCGMTPRIFEHLFSRIQKEKEARRDEKLKFTCKCSFLEIYNEQILDLLDPSSNNLQIREDNKKGVYVENIKEVETANARDVIQLLVQGAANRKVAATNMNRASSRSHSVFTCIIESQWESQGVTHFRFARLNLVDLAGSERQKSSGAEGERLKEATNINKSLSTLGLVIMNLVSISNGKSHHVPYRDSKLTFLLQDSLGGNSKTIIIANISPSICCSLETLSTLKFAQRAKFIKNNAIVNEDASGDVIAMRLQIQQLKKEVSRLRSLGGGGEIQDNDTSIISFPGSPVSSFKWEGAQGSFSPLNSVKRVSQKKDYEIALVGAFRREKDKEITLQALREENEAAMKLVKQREDEIQGLKMRLKFREAERKRLEAVASGKISAETHLLSEKEEHLKEIEVLQAKVDRSQDVTRFAMENLQLKEEIRRLKSFYEGGEREMMNEQIMVLQNKLLEALDWKFMHEPDMKTNADSVMEDLNNDGGLISKQEPSPKSRWQSTLREENEFLRIQAIQNQAEMDTIRKKLEVCLGEKEKLERQVDDSKAKFGQEKTQISETTTEEREQIDPPSMTDMPVNNINGQMELKTMVDAIAAASQREAEAHETAIILSRENEELRVKIRALLEDNSKLIELYEQATAENNRKSEEETALKRVIEDLQHQLMEVNEENDKLMSLYERAMQEKDDLKRLYERTMQEKDDLNERAMQEKDDLNRLYERAKQEKDDLERILNCSGHERVETKGELDCVEKFVEVDEGERDLGVGSVSEEAQDIDDNRYDDKPTISGSDLCLESDGHEEEKLVKEDNEVDILVNTEKDTEVSNLKETKLSMELNCAKEKLERVDEQILDAVRTLGCAENEIVQVDELYKEIQVIEHDIKAKHQQFKSLNLELNEAHNRKTLADKKLSALKYSLSNFMKHGSFSYFEQREAKARAAVKDLASQIERKKGELAALQVSKQGLENAVKKNQESEAELARNIAGIKSKLEEENRKREGEKVLFAIDNTQNVDSSVKSWQFSGKAFDLLKLEEEKTKLQAEMKHSQEKFSVIRKELGNLNKKAANVESQIQAIGLEIQQGLRSTKEKELSLQRATNEKEMFFEFRDNGMLEMEHLIINLQQCVFEYDLKEAETKILGDELQMDFLKAEELQTSMVIAANSNFLSSMSCVGTFEKVEEQMKNLRVSIQETKLLLEGISHAT